One segment of Dolichospermum sp. DET69 DNA contains the following:
- a CDS encoding anacyclamide/piricyclamide family prenylated cyclic peptide, with the protein MTKKNIRPQQVAPVERETISTAKDQSGQVTALIAWPWLPFAGDDAE; encoded by the coding sequence ATGACTAAGAAAAACATCCGCCCCCAACAAGTTGCTCCCGTTGAACGCGAAACCATCTCTACAGCTAAGGATCAAAGCGGTCAGGTTACAGCCCTTATAGCGTGGCCCTGGCTTCCTTTTGCAGGCGACGACGCGGAGTAA
- a CDS encoding IS607 family transposase produces MKYLTPEQVYKQFGYHPKTTAEWADLGKIECIRSPGGHRRYPESAFIKTVSTDKERVLYARVSTKTQLLDLDTQIEFLGKTYPGCRVVKDVASGMNWKRKNFLKLMTQVAQNQISEIVVGHKDRLCRFGFEFVEWFCNLHSCKIVVVNNAKLSPHEELMQDFMAIMHCFSSKLYFLRAYKKKIAEEQNIHETNSSQYESMGV; encoded by the coding sequence ATGAAATACCTAACCCCAGAACAAGTTTATAAACAGTTCGGCTATCACCCTAAGACGACGGCAGAATGGGCTGACTTAGGGAAAATAGAATGTATCCGTTCCCCTGGTGGACATCGAAGATATCCAGAATCAGCGTTTATAAAAACAGTCTCAACGGATAAAGAGCGGGTTCTTTACGCCCGTGTCAGCACAAAAACCCAGTTGTTAGACCTTGACACACAAATAGAATTTTTAGGTAAAACCTACCCAGGATGTCGAGTCGTCAAGGATGTGGCTAGTGGCATGAATTGGAAGCGGAAAAACTTTCTTAAATTAATGACTCAAGTTGCCCAGAATCAAATCTCTGAAATTGTCGTAGGGCATAAAGACAGATTATGCAGATTTGGATTTGAGTTCGTTGAGTGGTTTTGCAACCTTCACAGCTGCAAAATTGTTGTGGTAAACAATGCCAAGTTATCACCACACGAAGAGTTAATGCAGGACTTTATGGCTATCATGCACTGCTTTTCCTCCAAACTTTACTTCCTTCGGGCTTACAAGAAAAAAATAGCCGAAGAGCAAAATATTCATGAAACAAATAGTAGTCAATACGAGTCAATGGGTGTATAG
- a CDS encoding addiction module component: protein MKLKVKNQLTVTRIAILGTEKLNNWKSNELDLIALSLGKLRSDLWNEFGSLKAWGVSKFEIDKQLRTLKDKYQLPAKLWEATLYDVIDDIHLVQAACVEKVIKSLGQSFQSFQAKKGVLQLTLESREWLEHPKLCTLVRKFWYRGHTKVCNQIIVKAYDTKTDDKGVVWLRFGGLTPCKTLKLPTTLPTEIKCQIRLIKRNSRWQIHYTTDIQKAEKKTEGKIIGCDRGYTEVYATSSNDGARFLGNDFGKIQTQETDYRTAKQVKRNKIKSVFNKSTAKGNGAKADRIKRNNLGRIKWDNRETSFKGRIQTIVFTATHDLMTDAIKVAFEDLTEQIKGKKPMRKRMKRNVSSWCKGIVADALKQVSTRVGCTVVSVNCAYTSQLDSRFSTLTGTRNGDKFTGHDGVVMHSDTNAADNVLVRMGDVEITRYMKHSNVKVILLERTQKFRESLIVETEAKPGKDKPQTLEPKSKLANKVNQRANYKQLTLFDLG from the coding sequence ATGAAACTCAAGGTAAAGAATCAGTTAACCGTTACGAGAATCGCTATTTTAGGAACTGAAAAACTAAATAACTGGAAATCTAACGAGCTTGATTTGATCGCTTTGAGCTTGGGTAAACTACGCTCTGACCTGTGGAACGAGTTCGGGTCGTTGAAAGCCTGGGGTGTTTCTAAATTTGAGATTGACAAACAGCTACGCACCTTAAAAGACAAATATCAATTACCTGCTAAGTTATGGGAAGCGACTCTCTATGACGTAATTGATGATATTCATTTAGTTCAGGCTGCTTGTGTTGAGAAGGTGATAAAATCTTTGGGGCAATCGTTCCAGTCTTTTCAGGCTAAAAAAGGAGTTTTACAACTTACCTTAGAAAGTCGGGAATGGTTGGAACATCCCAAACTTTGCACCTTAGTTAGAAAGTTTTGGTATCGAGGACACACGAAAGTTTGTAACCAAATTATTGTAAAGGCTTATGATACTAAAACAGATGATAAAGGTGTGGTGTGGTTGCGTTTTGGAGGTTTAACTCCATGTAAAACTCTCAAACTACCAACGACTTTACCAACAGAAATCAAGTGTCAGATAAGGCTAATTAAGCGTAATAGTAGATGGCAAATACATTACACAACTGACATCCAAAAAGCTGAAAAAAAGACCGAGGGTAAAATAATTGGATGTGATAGAGGTTACACCGAAGTTTATGCCACATCTTCTAACGATGGCGCTAGATTTTTAGGTAATGACTTTGGTAAAATCCAAACTCAAGAAACCGATTACAGAACAGCGAAACAAGTTAAACGTAATAAAATCAAGTCAGTTTTTAACAAGTCTACAGCTAAAGGAAATGGTGCTAAGGCTGATAGAATTAAACGGAATAATCTTGGTAGAATCAAGTGGGACAATCGGGAAACATCCTTTAAAGGTAGGATTCAAACAATAGTTTTTACAGCTACGCATGACTTGATGACAGATGCGATCAAGGTAGCTTTTGAAGATTTGACGGAGCAAATAAAAGGCAAAAAGCCCATGAGAAAGCGCATGAAGAGAAATGTTTCTTCATGGTGCAAGGGGATAGTTGCGGATGCCCTCAAACAAGTTTCAACCCGTGTAGGTTGCACGGTTGTTAGTGTTAATTGTGCGTATACGTCACAACTTGACTCCAGATTTAGTACCTTAACGGGGACTAGAAATGGTGACAAGTTTACCGGACATGATGGGGTCGTGATGCACTCAGATACTAACGCTGCTGATAACGTTCTAGTAAGAATGGGTGACGTTGAAATCACTCGTTACATGAAACATTCAAACGTAAAAGTAATATTACTAGAACGAACTCAGAAGTTTCGGGAATCCCTAATAGTGGAGACTGAAGCGAAACCGGGCAAGGATAAGCCCCAGACTCTAGAACCTAAAAGCAAACTTGCGAACAAGGTCAATCAGAGAGCGAACTATAAGCAATTGACGTTGTTTGACCTTGGTTAA